In one window of Coralliovum pocilloporae DNA:
- a CDS encoding class I SAM-dependent methyltransferase codes for MIVKTAFDVSSFYDELSDDYHKVETDWVKWLEFNQVILRDLFDRYCPSAVKVLDCAAGIGSQAIALQRLGFDVTASDASSKSLAQLAQYASIPSVCCLWHELGKYFVGNEFDAVVCIENAISHLPDRESLALSLASMRDQLSRKQESCLFVSTRDFDEILRIKPNGYPLNADRTSRYFQEWTWVSDDSYLATWYICGERKSTAKMRCIREQELVEIANELGMNIEHCNSAYYQPIFCLRWG; via the coding sequence ATGATAGTCAAAACCGCATTTGATGTATCGAGCTTTTATGATGAGCTTTCCGACGATTATCACAAGGTTGAAACGGATTGGGTCAAGTGGCTCGAATTCAATCAAGTTATTTTGAGAGACCTGTTCGACCGTTATTGTCCCTCAGCGGTGAAAGTCTTGGACTGTGCCGCCGGGATAGGTTCACAAGCAATTGCTTTGCAGAGGCTCGGATTCGATGTCACGGCCAGCGATGCCTCGTCAAAGAGTTTGGCACAGCTTGCGCAATACGCCAGCATTCCTAGCGTTTGCTGTTTATGGCACGAACTAGGAAAGTATTTTGTTGGTAATGAGTTTGACGCCGTTGTTTGCATTGAAAATGCAATCAGCCACTTACCTGACAGGGAATCGCTTGCGCTGTCTCTAGCAAGTATGCGTGATCAGCTGTCTCGCAAACAAGAAAGCTGTCTATTTGTAAGTACGCGTGATTTTGATGAAATCCTGAGAATTAAGCCGAATGGCTATCCACTCAATGCTGATCGCACATCGAGATATTTTCAAGAGTGGACCTGGGTATCTGACGATTCCTATCTGGCAACTTGGTATATCTGTGGTGAGAGAAAATCTACTGCCAAGATGCGCTGCATACGAGAACAAGAATTGGTCGAGATCGCTAATGAATTAGGCATGAATATTGAGCATTGCAATTCCGCATACTATCAACCTATTTTTTGCTTGAGGTGGGGCTAG